A part of Schistosoma mansoni strain Puerto Rico chromosome W, complete genome genomic DNA contains:
- a CDS encoding kelch-like ech-associated protein — translation MIMKENVEDFPMDELSVSSTNRDISSSFPDLANSELYIPHPTYILPTCSSNESNDNLICMNFELNHYLKEAMNTMYELFQSQKLTDVTLCVNSESIQCHRIVLAGASPYFRAMFTGEMREALLHEIKLHYISATALKKLIDFAYTGRIQISERNVCELLIAASMIQMSHVVQACCSFLKQQLHPSNAIGIQEFAQSNNCSELSFAAQKFIDQNFGEIVKHDEFLGLHPNQLLTLIKRDELNVRTEAEVYNAVIRWVNHNRNSRSSTLLEALSAVRCYTLPPTFIQGQIKNCSLLAGFTPAKSHLQNILDDLIKHRHISINKRTAGSMEILYSAGGYLRYSLSAFECYNPLTDKWRRLPDIPSPRSGLSACSVRGCVYLVGGRNNNEQGNIDAPHMDCYDPRKNCWTTCAPMSVPRNRVAVGVVDDMIYAVGGSTNTMHHKSSEKYDPDMDQWIPIASMNSRRIGLGVAVLNRLLYAVGGFDGEKRLNTVERYDPEKDHWEELACLNRARSGAGVVALGEYIYAIGGYDSCSQLNTMERYDPKRNCWEYCASMLHPRSALSASVWGNEIWVFGGYDGSEFLASVEVYNPIKDQWTERTFMDCGKSGHAVVVSRGPSF, via the exons atgataatgaaagaaAATGTCGAAGATTTTCCCATGGATGAACTTTCTGTATCATCTACAAACCGTGATATTTCATCATCATTCCCTGATTTAGCCAATTCAGAATTGTATATCCCACATCCTACTTACATTCTACCTACATGCTCTTCAAATGAATcaaatgataatttaatttgtaTGAATTTCGAATTAAATCACTACTTAAAAGAGGCTATGAATACTATGTATGAATTATTTCAGTCTCAAAAATTAACTGATGTCACATTATGTGTAAATTCAGAATCGATTCAATGTCATCGAATTGTTTTAGCTGGTGCTTCACCATATTTCCGAGCTATGTTCACTGGTGAAATGCGTGAAGCACTTTTACATGAAATCAAATTACATTACATATCGGCAACTGCTTTAAAAAAGTTGATCGATTTTGCATATACCGGTAGAATACAAATAAGTGAACGGAATGTATGTGAATTACTCATAGCTGCTTCTATGATTCAAATGTCTCACGTTGTCCAAGCTTGTTGTAGTTTTTTAAAGCAGCAACTACATCCCTCAAATGCTATTGGAATTCAAGAGTTCGCACAGTCAAATAATTGTTCCGAATTATCGTTTGCTGCTCAAAAGTTTATTGATCAAAATTTTGGCGAAATAGTAAAACATGACGAGTTTCTAGGACTTCATCCTAACCAACTTTTAACTTTAATTAAACGTGATGAATTAAATGTACGAACCGAAGCGGAAGTGTATAACGCTGTTATCAGATGGGTAAATCATAATAGAAATTCAAGATCATCTACACTGCTTGAAGCTTTATCTGCCGTCAGATGCTATACACTTCCTCCTACATTTATACAAGGGCAAATAAAAAATTGTAGTCTTCTTGCAGGTTTCACTCCTGCAAAAtctcatttacaaaatattctaGATGATCTTATTAAACACCGTCATATCTCAATAAATAAACGGACAGCTGGGTCAATGGAG ATTCTTTACTCAGCTGGTGGTTATCTGCGTTATTCACTAAGTGCATTTGAATGTTACAATCCACTTACAGATAAATGGAGACGTCTACCAGATATACCTAGCCCACGTAGTGGCCTGTCTGCTTGTTCTGTACGTGGATGCGTTTATCTTGTAGGAGgtagaaataataatgaacagGGAAATATAGATGCACCTCACATGGATTGTTATGATCCAAGAAAAAATTGTTGGACTACATGTGCTCCTATGTCAGTGCCTCGTAATAGAGTTGCTGTTGGTGTTGTCGACGATATGATTTATGCCGTTGGTGGTTCAACCAATACAATGCATCATAAAAGCTCTGAAAA ATATGATCCAGATATGGATCAATGGATACCGATAGCTTCTATGAATAGTCGACGAATTGGATTAGGTGTTGCCGTACTTAATCG ctTATTATACGCTGTTGGTGGTTTTGATGGTGAAAAACGTTTGAATACAGTTGAACGTTATGATCCGGAAAAGGATCATTGGGAAGAGTTAGCTTGTTTAAATCGAGCTAGATCCGGTGCAG GTGTTGTTGCACTTGGTGAATACATTTATGCAATTGGTGGATATGATTCTTGTAGTCAGTTAAATACAATGGAACGTTATGATCCTAAACGAAATTGTTGGGAATATTGTGCATCTATGCTACATCCAAGATCAGCATTAAGTGCTTCAGTATGGGGAAATGAAATATGGGTTTTTG GTGGCTACGATGGAAGTGAATTTCTAGCCAGTGTTGAAGTTTATAATCCAATTAAAGATCAATGGACTGAACGAACGTTTATGGATTGTGGTAAATCTGGGCATGCAGTTGTAGTTAGTCGTGGACCATCATTTTGA